In Shewanella sp. MR-4, the genomic stretch GAAGACATACTGAACATCGTAAAAACGCCAGCAGTTAAAAACAGACCAATAACCATGGCAACCATTAACTCGACGAGTGATAAACCTCGTTGGTTGGTTCTAGCTGAATGAGTAGAGGCTAACGTTCTTGAACATTTCATCTATATAATCACTGTTCTTATTGAAAAAATACGACGATTTGGCGTTTCCGCCTCTGAATCACATCCCCCAGATATATCCTCAACTGCTGAAGTATCAATGTTTGTGCTACGGATCCCTTTCCAAACGATCACAACTAAAACATCATTTCCACTAACCTGCACACAAGCTGTTGGAGTATCTAACCCTCCAACATTTTGCCCCCCAACAACCTCTAAAGAACCAAATAAAGCACGGCCCCAATCGTATTTGTCCCATGTCGCCATTTGCTCAGGAGAACATAGCTGAGCTTCACAATTCTCCGCCATAGAAGGAGGTTCTTCAAAATTATATGTTCCCTCATAACTAGTCAGCTGGGTACGATTGAGCTTCATTCTATTAATGATGTCAGTGGCATAGTAAGATGCTTGAGTCTGTTGAAATGACTCAAAGCTGCCGCGTTTAGCCACAATGTGTAAATTAAAAATACCGATCAAGCCAATCACTAGAATCACCAATGCGACAAGCACTTCAATTAAAGAGAAGCCCCGTTGAATTCTGTTATGCGTCAATCGTTCGAATTTAGTCATATTTTTGACAAGCTTTTCAGCTATTTACCCTTTTAAATCTTAATCTTACGATAAAAATATTGCTAGCAGTTAATAATAGATGAGTAAAATGTAAGTAGCCAGTAACAATAGCATATAAGCGCTAATTCCATTATTCCTTGTTTGTATTTGGTGAATTTTGATAATAAAAAAGAGGCCATTGGCCTCTTTTTTATTATCATATTGATTCGAATGAACTAGCGTAATTCCGCAGGTACGGCAAAGACGGTATCTTCTTTACGCCCTTCAACTTCGGTGACGACACTCGGTGCTAATTTTGCAATCGCTTGAACCACCTGCTGAACCAGCACTTCTGGTGCCGATGCGCCAGCGGTCACCGCAACTTTAGTCACATTTTCAAACCAAGATGAATCGATATCATCCGCGGTATCAACCAGATAAGATTGAGTTCCGGTTTTTAATGCCAATTCACGCAAGCGGTTAGAGTTAGAACTGTTTTTCGAACCGACCACAATTAACAAATCCACATCGGCCGATAAATTACGCACTGCATCCTGACGGTTTTGCGTCGCATAACAAATATCATCCTTACGTGGACCTTCAATCGAAGGAAAACGCTTTTGCAATGCCGTGATAATATCGAGGGTATCATCTACCGAGAGCGTCGTTTGAGTCACGAAGCAGAGGTTATTTGGATCACGAACTTCTAAAGTTTCGACATCTGCAGGAGATTCAATCAGATAAACACCACCATTAGGGTTATCGTATTGCCCCATGGTGCCTTCCACCTCTGGATGTCCCTCATGGCCAATCAAAATGCATTCAATCCCCTTTCGGCTCGCACGGGTGACCTGCAAATGCACTTTGGTGACTAATGGACAAGTCGCATCGAAAACTCGCAGCCCACGCGCCTTAGCCTCGGCACGCACTGCCTGAGAAACTCCATGAGCACTGAAAATAACAATATTGTTATCTGGTACTTGGTCTAACTCTTCAACAAAAACGGCACCGCGGTCCTTCAGATTTTGCACTACATAGCGGTTATGCACGACTTCATGGCGAACATAAATCGGCGGCGAAAATAACTCGAGTGCGCGCTCGACAATACTAATGGCGCGATCCACACCAGCACAAAAGCCGCGAGGATTGGCCAGCATAATATTTAAACTTGGGCTGGTAGGATCTAATTTCATCTTACAGTACCTTCACCACGTCGAGTTCAAATGTCACTTTGCGTCCCGCTAGAGGGTGATTGAGATCGACCGTAATCGAATCGCCAGCAACCTCACGCACGATTCCGGGGATCTCACTGCCGCCAGGGCCTGCGAAACTGACGATAACACCAACTTCAAGCTCCATATCGGCTGGGAAGCGGGTTCTATCCATATAATGAATCGCATCGGGATTTGACTCACCAAAGGCATCGACCGCTTCAAGCGTAAAGCTGTGCTTATCGCCTAGATTCAAGGAAACAAGTTGCGCTTCAAATGCAGGGCTTAAAGTACCATCGCCGATATTAAGGCGTGCTGGCTTACCCGAGGCTTTAGTGCTATCGGCGGTCGAACCATCTTCAAGCACAATATTCATATGGCACAATAACGAACGTGTCACAGTCACTACTTCACCTCTTCGGTTTTATCTTGTTCGGATTTGCTGTTAAAAAACGAATCCCAAATGATCAGCACTGCGCCGATAAAAATCGCGGAATCGGCGATATTAAAGGCGGGATAATGGCTCTTACCCCAATAAAAATCGATAAAATCCACCACAAAACCGTGCATCAATCGATCGATTAAGTTACCTAGGGCGCCACCAATCACTAAGGTGTAAGCCAAGTTTAACTTCCAGAGGGATGCCGATTGCTTGCGCAGCCACACAGTCAACAAGGTACTGAAACCAACAGCCACTAAGGTAAATAACCAACGTTGCCAACCGCCTGCTTCACTTAAAAAGCTAAATGCGGCGCCATAGTTACGTACATAGGTGAAATTAAAAAAAGGTAATAACTTCACCGATTCGAACAAATCAAAATTGGCTAAGACCCATTGTTTGGATAGTTGATCGGCCAAAAACACCAATACAACTACCCAATACCAACGTAAGCCACTGTCTTTCCAAGTTAATGGCATACAGATCCTTTACGCAAACAGACGAACTTCGCCGTCACCTTCAATATTGGTTACGCAGCGATGGCACAGCGTTGGATGAGCCTCAATCTTGCCCACTTCTTCCCTGTGGTGCCAACAACGTTCGCATTTCTCTGCTGTTGTTGCATTTACCACTAACTTCAATGAAGCCAATTCAGTTTCAACGGCATCGCTTGTCGCATCTGCCAATGGCAATACTTTGGCTTCTGAAGTTAATAGGACGAAACGCAGCTCATCACCAATGTGCGTTAACTGCTCAGTTAAAGCAGCATCGGCAAACAGCGTGACTTCGGCTTCCAAGGAGCCGCCAATACGTTTATCGCGGCGCGCTTGCTCGATAACCTTGTTGACTTCGTTACGCACAGTCAGCAGATTTTCCCAGT encodes the following:
- the pilV gene encoding type IV pilus modification protein PilV is translated as MTKFERLTHNRIQRGFSLIEVLVALVILVIGLIGIFNLHIVAKRGSFESFQQTQASYYATDIINRMKLNRTQLTSYEGTYNFEEPPSMAENCEAQLCSPEQMATWDKYDWGRALFGSLEVVGGQNVGGLDTPTACVQVSGNDVLVVIVWKGIRSTNIDTSAVEDISGGCDSEAETPNRRIFSIRTVII
- the ispH gene encoding 4-hydroxy-3-methylbut-2-enyl diphosphate reductase; its protein translation is MKLDPTSPSLNIMLANPRGFCAGVDRAISIVERALELFSPPIYVRHEVVHNRYVVQNLKDRGAVFVEELDQVPDNNIVIFSAHGVSQAVRAEAKARGLRVFDATCPLVTKVHLQVTRASRKGIECILIGHEGHPEVEGTMGQYDNPNGGVYLIESPADVETLEVRDPNNLCFVTQTTLSVDDTLDIITALQKRFPSIEGPRKDDICYATQNRQDAVRNLSADVDLLIVVGSKNSSNSNRLRELALKTGTQSYLVDTADDIDSSWFENVTKVAVTAGASAPEVLVQQVVQAIAKLAPSVVTEVEGRKEDTVFAVPAELR
- the fkpB gene encoding FKBP-type peptidyl-prolyl cis-trans isomerase, with the protein product MTVTRSLLCHMNIVLEDGSTADSTKASGKPARLNIGDGTLSPAFEAQLVSLNLGDKHSFTLEAVDAFGESNPDAIHYMDRTRFPADMELEVGVIVSFAGPGGSEIPGIVREVAGDSITVDLNHPLAGRKVTFELDVVKVL
- the lspA gene encoding signal peptidase II — protein: MPLTWKDSGLRWYWVVVLVFLADQLSKQWVLANFDLFESVKLLPFFNFTYVRNYGAAFSFLSEAGGWQRWLFTLVAVGFSTLLTVWLRKQSASLWKLNLAYTLVIGGALGNLIDRLMHGFVVDFIDFYWGKSHYPAFNIADSAIFIGAVLIIWDSFFNSKSEQDKTEEVK